A window of Streptomyces sp. SAI-127 contains these coding sequences:
- a CDS encoding ricin-type beta-trefoil lectin domain protein, with protein MYPPPRTTPRGLAGRCRAAAVRALVLALTATAALLFAQPAPAQAATTRQTAVPSAPMGWASWNSFAAKIDYTVIKAQVDAFVASGLPAAGYRYINIDEGWWQGTRDSAGNITVDESEWPGGMKAIADYIHGKGLKAGIYTDAGKDGCGYYYPTGRPAAPGSGSEGHYDQDMLQFSQWGFDFVKVDWCGGDAEGLDAKTTYQSISDAIARATATTGRPMTLSLCNWGRQNPWNWAPGQGAMWRTNDDIILYGNKPSMTNLLTNFDRNLHPTAQHTGYYNDPDMLMVGMDGFSAAQNRTHMNLWAISGAPLLAGNNLATMTTETANILKNPEVIGVDQDPRGLQGVKVAEDTTGLQVYGKVLSGTGNRAVVLLNRTSAAQNITVRWSDLGLTNANATVRDLWARSDVGAYGTGYTTTVPAGGSVMLTVTGGTEAASSVYTGTSSFTGVVAGNTGIKTVDVAYTNNTSAARTATLKVNGQGTTTVSFPPTGSSQGTVSVQVGLSKGSSNTLTFTGAPTLADITVRPLPGTNGTLAVGTQSGRCLDIYDSTIGNSTQAELWDCNGGQNQQWTYTSRKELVVYGNKCLDAYNLGTANGTKVVIWDCNGQNNQKWNVNSDGTITNVNAGLCLDAYGAGTANGTQMVLWSCGGQANQKWTLN; from the coding sequence ATGTATCCCCCACCGCGAACGACCCCCAGAGGTCTCGCAGGACGTTGCAGAGCCGCCGCCGTCCGTGCCCTCGTCCTCGCCCTGACCGCCACCGCCGCGCTGCTCTTCGCCCAGCCGGCCCCCGCGCAGGCCGCGACCACCCGGCAGACAGCGGTCCCCTCGGCGCCGATGGGCTGGGCGTCCTGGAACAGCTTCGCCGCGAAGATCGACTACACCGTGATCAAGGCGCAGGTCGACGCGTTCGTCGCGTCCGGTCTCCCCGCGGCGGGATACAGGTACATCAACATCGACGAGGGCTGGTGGCAGGGCACTCGCGACAGCGCCGGGAACATCACCGTCGACGAGTCCGAGTGGCCCGGCGGCATGAAGGCCATCGCCGACTACATCCACGGCAAGGGCCTCAAGGCCGGCATCTACACCGACGCGGGCAAGGACGGCTGCGGCTACTACTACCCGACGGGCCGCCCGGCCGCCCCCGGCTCCGGCAGCGAGGGCCACTACGACCAGGACATGCTGCAGTTCTCCCAGTGGGGCTTCGACTTCGTGAAGGTCGACTGGTGCGGCGGTGACGCGGAGGGACTCGACGCGAAGACGACGTACCAGTCGATCAGCGACGCGATCGCCAGGGCCACCGCCACTACGGGCCGTCCGATGACCCTCTCACTGTGCAACTGGGGCAGGCAGAACCCCTGGAACTGGGCCCCGGGGCAGGGCGCGATGTGGCGGACCAACGACGACATCATCCTCTACGGCAACAAGCCGTCGATGACGAACCTGCTGACCAACTTCGACCGGAACCTCCACCCCACGGCCCAGCACACTGGCTACTACAACGACCCGGACATGCTGATGGTCGGCATGGACGGTTTCAGCGCCGCACAGAACCGCACCCACATGAACCTGTGGGCCATCTCCGGAGCCCCGCTCCTGGCCGGCAACAACCTGGCCACCATGACCACCGAGACAGCGAACATCCTCAAGAACCCCGAGGTCATCGGCGTCGACCAGGACCCGCGCGGCCTCCAGGGCGTCAAGGTCGCCGAGGACACCACGGGGCTTCAGGTCTACGGCAAGGTCCTGTCCGGCACCGGAAACCGTGCCGTCGTCCTCCTCAACCGCACCTCCGCCGCCCAGAACATCACCGTCCGCTGGTCCGACCTCGGTCTGACCAACGCCAACGCGACCGTCCGTGACCTGTGGGCGCGCTCCGACGTCGGCGCGTACGGCACGGGTTACACCACCACTGTCCCGGCGGGCGGCTCGGTGATGCTCACGGTCACCGGCGGCACGGAGGCGGCGAGCAGCGTGTACACAGGCACCTCGAGCTTCACCGGCGTGGTCGCCGGAAACACCGGGATCAAGACCGTCGACGTCGCCTACACCAACAACACCTCGGCGGCCCGCACCGCGACCCTCAAGGTCAACGGCCAGGGCACGACCACGGTCTCCTTCCCGCCCACCGGCTCTTCCCAGGGCACCGTCTCGGTGCAGGTCGGCCTGTCCAAGGGCTCCTCGAACACGCTGACCTTCACCGGCGCCCCGACCCTGGCCGACATCACGGTCCGCCCGCTGCCCGGCACCAACGGCACCCTCGCCGTCGGCACCCAGTCCGGCCGCTGCCTGGACATCTACGACAGCACCATCGGCAACAGCACCCAGGCCGAGCTGTGGGACTGCAACGGCGGCCAGAACCAGCAGTGGACGTACACCTCGCGCAAGGAACTCGTGGTGTACGGCAACAAGTGTCTGGACGCCTACAACCTCGGCACGGCCAACGGCACCAAGGTCGTGATCTGGGACTGCAACGGCCAGAACAACCAGAAGTGGAACGTGAACAGCGACGGCACGATCACCAACGTCAACGCCGGTCTCTGCCTGGACGCCTACGGCGCGGGCACGGCCAACGGCACCCAGATGGTCCTGTGGTCGTGCGGCGGCCAGGCCAACCAGAAGTGGACGCTGAACTGA
- a CDS encoding TetR/AcrR family transcriptional regulator, which yields MTGRLRAPTGRYGGKTAEERQAERRRRFLDAALQLFGDTPGYRATTVAALSEAAGLSTRQFYEEFRTLEDVLAALHLEVNDWATVAVLAAVADADRLPLAERAAAIFRAYAANVTSDPRRVRITFVEIIGVSTRLEEQRLARRAHWVDLVCAEANRAVVRGEAALRDYRLAATGFIGSVNGLLHDWSAGWVDATLDEVVEELVRQLLGILQPPGWESARR from the coding sequence GTGACGGGCAGGCTCAGGGCCCCGACCGGTCGCTACGGCGGCAAGACGGCCGAGGAGCGGCAGGCCGAGCGGCGCCGCCGCTTCCTGGACGCGGCACTCCAGCTCTTCGGGGACACCCCCGGCTACCGCGCCACGACCGTCGCGGCCCTCAGTGAGGCCGCGGGCCTTTCCACCCGCCAGTTCTACGAGGAGTTCCGCACCCTCGAGGACGTCCTGGCCGCGCTGCACCTCGAGGTCAACGACTGGGCGACGGTAGCCGTGCTGGCCGCGGTGGCCGACGCGGACCGTCTGCCGCTCGCGGAGCGCGCGGCCGCGATCTTCCGCGCCTACGCGGCGAACGTCACCTCCGATCCACGGCGAGTGCGGATCACGTTCGTAGAGATCATCGGCGTCAGCACCCGGCTGGAGGAGCAGCGGCTGGCCCGCCGGGCGCACTGGGTCGATCTGGTGTGCGCCGAGGCGAACCGGGCCGTGGTCAGGGGAGAGGCGGCGCTGCGGGACTATCGGCTCGCGGCGACCGGGTTCATCGGCAGTGTGAACGGACTGCTGCACGACTGGAGCGCGGGGTGGGTGGACGCGACCCTGGACGAGGTCGTGGAGGAACTGGTACGGCAGTTGCTGGGGATTCTGCAGCCGCCTGGGTGGGAGTCCGCTCGAAGGTGA
- a CDS encoding nuclear transport factor 2 family protein, giving the protein MGTAARPGFDTDILRQGIEGHTPETLLALYADDAEIRLVNRNATPSNPKVLHGRHEIGEMLSDVYSRDMTHKLEGCVVQGDRAAYSESCQYSDGMRVLSESMVTLRDGKISEQIIIEAWDE; this is encoded by the coding sequence ATGGGCACCGCGGCACGACCCGGCTTCGACACCGACATCCTGCGCCAGGGCATCGAGGGACACACCCCGGAGACGCTTCTGGCTCTGTACGCGGACGACGCGGAGATACGCCTCGTCAACCGGAACGCCACACCCAGCAACCCCAAGGTCCTGCACGGCCGTCACGAGATCGGCGAGATGCTGAGCGACGTCTACAGCCGCGACATGACCCACAAGCTGGAAGGGTGCGTGGTCCAGGGCGATCGCGCGGCCTACAGCGAATCCTGCCAGTACTCGGACGGCATGCGCGTCCTGTCGGAGTCGATGGTCACCCTGCGCGACGGCAAGATCTCCGAGCAGATCATCATCGAGGCCTGGGACGAGTAG
- a CDS encoding glycosyltransferase produces the protein MTAGSRGDVAPFTGLGHGLARAGHEVTLVTHGRFEPLAARAGIGFHALPVDPRAELESSRGRALHRSTTGVGKLARVVAMARALAVEMADDLVAAARASDVLLLSGSVAPLGHAIAEGLRLPSLGLNLQPLAATREFAPPMLGTGSWGALGNRIAGVGLNLAVEQVFAAALPPVRARLGLPPTRTAAALRARERQGWPVLHGFSPRVVARPRDWRSGLDVAGYWWPYDGDAPLPDDLREFIEAGPPPVFVGLGSATVPDPARAGTEIVRALRRAGLRGVIQRGWAGLTATGDDMLTIDEVPHSALFPRMAAVVHHAGAGTTAAGLRAGVPAIPVPIQFDESFWAARLVALGVAPGALPLRRLTADSLGAALIRATRDTGCRERARTVGVHIRAEDGMAPVVAAVNRLAT, from the coding sequence ATGACAGCGGGTTCCCGGGGCGATGTGGCCCCGTTCACCGGTCTGGGCCACGGTCTGGCGCGGGCCGGACACGAGGTCACCCTGGTCACCCACGGCCGCTTCGAACCGCTGGCGGCGCGGGCCGGCATCGGCTTCCACGCGCTGCCGGTCGATCCCCGTGCGGAGCTGGAGTCCTCGCGCGGGCGGGCCCTGCACCGCAGTACGACCGGTGTGGGCAAGCTGGCGCGGGTGGTCGCGATGGCGCGGGCGCTGGCTGTGGAGATGGCCGATGACCTGGTGGCCGCCGCCCGGGCGAGCGACGTGCTCCTGCTCTCCGGATCGGTGGCCCCGCTGGGCCACGCCATCGCCGAGGGCCTGAGACTGCCCAGCCTGGGTCTCAACCTCCAGCCCCTCGCGGCCACCCGGGAGTTCGCACCACCCATGTTGGGCACCGGCTCCTGGGGCGCCCTCGGCAACCGGATCGCCGGGGTGGGCCTGAACCTGGCCGTGGAACAGGTCTTCGCCGCGGCCCTCCCACCGGTCCGGGCCCGTCTGGGCCTGCCTCCGACGCGCACGGCCGCGGCCCTCCGCGCCCGCGAACGGCAGGGCTGGCCGGTGCTGCACGGATTCAGCCCGCGCGTGGTCGCCCGGCCTCGCGACTGGCGGTCCGGGCTCGACGTGGCGGGCTACTGGTGGCCGTACGACGGCGACGCACCGCTCCCCGACGACCTACGGGAGTTCATCGAGGCCGGCCCGCCCCCGGTCTTCGTGGGCCTGGGCAGTGCGACCGTGCCCGACCCCGCCCGGGCCGGCACCGAGATCGTGCGCGCCCTGCGCCGGGCCGGGCTGCGCGGTGTGATCCAGCGCGGCTGGGCGGGCCTGACCGCGACCGGCGACGACATGCTGACCATCGACGAGGTGCCGCACTCCGCGCTCTTCCCCCGCATGGCAGCGGTGGTCCACCACGCGGGCGCGGGCACGACGGCGGCCGGCCTGCGCGCCGGGGTACCGGCGATCCCGGTGCCGATCCAGTTCGACGAGAGCTTCTGGGCGGCCAGGCTGGTCGCGCTGGGCGTGGCCCCGGGTGCCCTGCCGTTGCGGCGTCTGACCGCCGATTCGCTGGGGGCGGCGCTCATCCGGGCGACGCGGGACACCGGATGTCGGGAGCGCGCACGGACGGTGGGCGTACACATCCGGGCGGAGGACGGCATGGCCCCCGTGGTGGCAGCGGTGAACCGACTGGCAACCTGA
- a CDS encoding YncE family protein has translation MPVPRTRHLWAMAAAVVLTVTAPATSASAADAAALREVLFVANNWDGTADVIKSSGDLAKIGRINVIPDKDARMAAINADPIKWIYFMAIRNSVGEGHDQFADDMYSTPDGKSVVVSRPSFADVVSIDVATGSINWRFPVSGYRADHMAVSPDGTRVAVSASTANTVHVLNISTGKQLGSFATGDKPHENIFTKDGKYIWNMAIGDVNTDSDAPWLDWTKGDRHITVVDATTYKQVKTIDMRDKLNAIGLTDYSDAVRPAVFSPDESKLYFQVSFFNGFFEYDVATDKITRTKTLPKNPATSDDRTTMVNDSRHHGISMSPDGSKLCVAGTMDDYATVVNRTTLQEGPLVPVSKPYWATVSGDGKSCVVSESGADQVTAIDFATGQKTVSVPVGDHPQRVRLGHVAADWTSPSS, from the coding sequence ATGCCTGTTCCGAGAACCAGACACCTGTGGGCCATGGCCGCCGCCGTCGTCCTGACCGTCACCGCCCCCGCGACCAGCGCCTCCGCCGCGGACGCCGCCGCCCTGCGCGAGGTGCTGTTCGTGGCCAACAACTGGGACGGCACGGCCGACGTCATCAAGTCCTCCGGCGACCTGGCGAAGATCGGCCGGATCAACGTCATCCCCGACAAGGACGCCCGGATGGCGGCGATCAACGCCGATCCGATCAAGTGGATCTACTTCATGGCGATCCGCAACAGCGTCGGCGAAGGCCACGACCAGTTCGCCGACGACATGTACTCCACGCCGGACGGCAAGTCGGTGGTCGTCTCGCGGCCGAGCTTCGCGGACGTGGTGTCGATCGACGTGGCCACCGGGAGCATCAACTGGCGCTTCCCGGTGTCGGGTTACCGCGCGGACCACATGGCGGTCTCCCCCGACGGCACCCGGGTCGCGGTGTCGGCCTCCACCGCGAACACCGTGCACGTGCTGAACATCAGCACGGGCAAGCAACTCGGCTCCTTCGCCACCGGCGACAAGCCGCACGAGAACATCTTCACCAAGGACGGCAAGTACATCTGGAACATGGCGATCGGTGACGTGAACACCGACTCCGACGCGCCCTGGCTGGACTGGACGAAGGGCGACCGGCACATCACCGTGGTCGACGCGACCACCTACAAGCAGGTCAAGACCATCGACATGCGGGACAAGCTGAACGCGATCGGCCTCACGGACTACTCCGACGCCGTCCGGCCCGCAGTGTTCTCGCCGGACGAGTCCAAGCTGTACTTCCAGGTGTCGTTCTTCAACGGCTTCTTCGAGTACGACGTCGCCACCGACAAGATCACCCGGACGAAGACCCTGCCGAAGAACCCCGCGACCAGCGACGACCGCACCACCATGGTCAACGACTCGCGCCACCACGGCATCTCGATGAGCCCGGACGGCAGCAAGCTGTGCGTGGCGGGCACGATGGACGACTACGCGACCGTCGTGAACCGCACCACCCTCCAGGAGGGCCCGCTCGTCCCCGTCTCGAAGCCCTACTGGGCCACCGTCAGCGGTGACGGCAAGAGCTGTGTCGTCTCGGAGAGCGGTGCCGACCAGGTCACCGCGATCGACTTCGCGACCGGGCAGAAGACGGTGTCCGTGCCGGTGGGCGACCATCCGCAGCGGGTGCGGCTCGGTCATGTGGCCGCCGACTGGACGAGCCCCTCCTCATAG
- a CDS encoding bifunctional 5,10-methylenetetrahydrofolate dehydrogenase/5,10-methenyltetrahydrofolate cyclohydrolase — protein MSQARLMDGTALAGRIIEETAKRAADLTGRTGRAPCLATVLVGEDPASVTYVRMKRNRCRKAGIESRHVELPADTTTEQLVGTLRELSADPTVHGILLQHPMGPHIDERAAFEAIAPEKDVDGVTFASFATMSFGLPGFVSCTPGGIMRLLDEYGVDPAGKRAVVVGRSAILGKPAGMLLLARDATVTYCHSRTADLSAAVREADIVVAAVGRPRLIRGQDIKPGAVVVDAGYNAGNVGDVDFGSAMERASLITPVPGGVGPMTIATLLEQTVDAAVAAARQS, from the coding sequence ATGTCTCAGGCACGGCTCATGGACGGCACCGCGCTCGCCGGGCGCATCATCGAGGAGACCGCCAAGCGGGCGGCCGACCTCACCGGGCGCACCGGACGGGCGCCCTGTCTCGCGACGGTCCTGGTCGGCGAGGATCCCGCCTCCGTCACCTACGTCCGTATGAAGCGCAACCGCTGCCGCAAGGCGGGTATCGAGTCGCGCCATGTGGAGCTGCCCGCGGACACCACCACCGAACAACTCGTCGGCACACTGCGGGAGTTGTCGGCCGACCCCACCGTGCACGGCATCCTGCTCCAGCACCCGATGGGCCCGCACATCGACGAGCGGGCGGCGTTCGAGGCGATCGCTCCGGAGAAGGACGTCGACGGCGTCACCTTCGCGTCCTTCGCGACGATGAGCTTCGGGCTGCCGGGCTTCGTGTCGTGCACACCCGGCGGGATCATGCGGCTGCTCGACGAGTACGGCGTCGACCCGGCCGGCAAGCGGGCCGTGGTCGTGGGCCGCAGCGCGATCCTCGGCAAGCCGGCCGGCATGCTGCTGCTCGCCCGGGACGCCACGGTGACGTACTGCCACTCCCGTACGGCGGACCTGTCGGCGGCCGTACGGGAGGCGGACATCGTGGTCGCCGCGGTGGGCCGGCCCCGGTTGATCCGGGGCCAGGACATCAAGCCCGGCGCGGTCGTCGTCGACGCCGGGTACAACGCCGGCAACGTCGGTGACGTCGACTTCGGCTCCGCGATGGAGCGGGCCTCGCTGATCACGCCGGTGCCGGGCGGGGTCGGTCCGATGACCATCGCCACGCTGCTGGAGCAGACCGTCGACGCGGCGGTGGCCGCCGCCCGGCAGAGCTAG
- a CDS encoding MarR family winged helix-turn-helix transcriptional regulator, whose translation MRDSVDRHVELWAKELDWMDPVKEAIFARLAILARYASQARRDTLDSDGLRNWQYKVLLTLRRLGPPYTGSPSLLADHLGLTRGALSARLTPLEDAGLIVRTHEDDDRRRVRVRLTEAGHAAFEQQVSSEEAGELALLSALTPAERRTLADLLRKLVVAAESSPDGPGRPRSAVM comes from the coding sequence ATGCGGGACTCGGTCGACCGGCACGTCGAGCTGTGGGCGAAGGAACTCGACTGGATGGACCCCGTCAAGGAGGCGATCTTCGCGCGGCTGGCCATCCTGGCCCGGTACGCGTCCCAGGCCCGCCGCGACACCCTCGACTCCGACGGACTGCGGAACTGGCAGTACAAAGTGCTGCTGACCCTGCGCCGGCTCGGCCCGCCGTACACCGGGAGCCCCTCGCTCCTCGCCGACCACCTGGGACTGACCCGGGGAGCCCTGTCGGCCCGGCTGACGCCGCTGGAGGACGCCGGACTGATCGTCCGGACGCACGAGGACGACGACCGGCGACGGGTGCGGGTCCGGCTCACCGAGGCCGGGCACGCCGCGTTCGAGCAGCAGGTCAGCTCGGAGGAGGCGGGTGAGCTCGCGCTGCTCTCGGCACTCACCCCGGCAGAGCGGCGCACACTCGCGGACCTGCTGCGGAAGCTGGTCGTGGCCGCCGAGTCATCCCCGGACGGGCCGGGAAGGCCCAGGTCAGCCGTGATGTGA
- a CDS encoding ABC transporter ATP-binding protein yields MSITETETGPPTWRLLLGYVRPHRWTLLAGAVLSLLTGATGLLLPLVARELIDDLSHDRTITGALFVMSGLVIANAALGGLGSYVLRRTAESVVLGARRALSSYLLRLRIAAVDRTEPGDLMARITSDTTLLREVTTDSLVGLGTGGLTLVATVVMMGFVDPVLLGVTLAVILAAGTVLGVIVPRINRASRQAQDAVGVMGASLERILGALRTVKASGAEHREERTLHAAAEESWRQSVRAAKWSAAAGNTAGLAMQIAFITVLAVGGARVATGAIDVGTLVAFLLYVFYLMSPIQQVVGAITQYQTGAAALSRIQEALGLPAEPAAQPAPLPTDGAEPASVAFSDVRFRYADDLPYVHHGVTFDVPARGMTAFVGPSGAGKTTVFSLIERFYDPEAGVVTLDGRDLSEWDLPQLRSAIGYVEQDAPVLSGSLRENLLLGNPEADEDAVSRVLKTTRLDGLVAGMPKGLETLVGHRGTKLSGGERQRVAIARALLRRPRLLLLDEATSQLDAVNEAALRDTVADVARTTTVLVVAHRLSTVTMADRIVVMDAGRVRAVGTHRELVAGDPLYAELAATQFLATAG; encoded by the coding sequence GTGAGCATCACCGAGACTGAGACCGGCCCGCCGACCTGGCGGCTGCTCCTCGGATACGTACGGCCGCACCGGTGGACCTTGCTGGCAGGTGCCGTTCTCTCGCTGCTGACGGGCGCCACCGGTCTGCTGCTGCCGCTGGTGGCGCGGGAGTTGATCGACGACCTGTCCCACGACCGCACGATCACCGGCGCGTTGTTCGTCATGTCGGGGCTGGTGATCGCCAACGCGGCGCTGGGCGGGCTGGGTTCGTACGTGCTGCGGCGCACCGCGGAGTCCGTGGTGCTCGGCGCGCGGCGCGCACTGTCGTCGTATCTGCTGCGACTGCGCATCGCGGCCGTGGACCGCACCGAACCCGGCGACCTGATGGCCCGGATCACCTCGGACACGACCCTGCTGCGCGAGGTCACAACCGACTCGCTCGTGGGCCTGGGCACCGGCGGACTCACGCTGGTCGCGACCGTGGTGATGATGGGCTTCGTCGATCCGGTGCTGCTGGGCGTCACGCTGGCGGTGATCCTGGCCGCGGGCACGGTCCTCGGGGTGATCGTGCCCCGCATCAACCGGGCGAGCCGGCAGGCGCAGGACGCGGTCGGTGTGATGGGCGCCTCGCTGGAACGCATTCTGGGCGCGCTGCGCACGGTCAAGGCGTCCGGCGCCGAGCACCGCGAGGAACGGACGCTGCACGCGGCGGCCGAGGAGTCGTGGCGGCAGAGCGTGCGGGCCGCCAAGTGGTCGGCGGCGGCGGGCAATACGGCCGGGCTCGCGATGCAGATCGCGTTCATCACGGTGCTCGCGGTGGGTGGGGCGCGGGTCGCCACCGGGGCGATCGACGTCGGCACACTGGTCGCGTTCCTGCTGTACGTCTTCTATCTGATGTCGCCGATCCAGCAGGTCGTCGGGGCGATCACGCAGTACCAGACGGGGGCCGCGGCCCTCTCCCGGATCCAGGAGGCGCTGGGGCTGCCCGCCGAACCGGCCGCTCAGCCCGCGCCGTTGCCCACCGACGGGGCGGAGCCGGCTTCGGTGGCCTTCTCGGACGTGCGGTTCCGGTACGCCGACGATCTGCCGTACGTCCACCACGGGGTGACCTTCGACGTACCCGCGCGGGGGATGACGGCGTTCGTCGGCCCGTCGGGGGCGGGGAAGACGACGGTGTTCTCGTTGATCGAGCGGTTCTACGATCCCGAGGCCGGGGTCGTCACGCTGGACGGACGGGATCTCTCGGAGTGGGACCTTCCGCAACTGCGGTCCGCGATCGGCTACGTGGAGCAGGACGCTCCCGTGCTGTCGGGGTCGCTGCGGGAGAATCTGCTGCTCGGGAATCCGGAGGCGGACGAGGACGCGGTGTCGCGCGTGCTGAAGACGACCCGGCTCGACGGTCTGGTGGCCGGGATGCCCAAGGGGTTGGAGACGCTGGTCGGGCATCGCGGGACCAAGTTGTCGGGTGGGGAGCGGCAACGGGTGGCGATCGCCCGGGCGTTGCTGCGGCGGCCCCGGCTGTTGCTGCTCGACGAGGCCACGTCCCAGCTGGACGCGGTGAACGAGGCGGCGTTGCGGGACACCGTGGCGGACGTGGCGCGTACGACCACGGTGCTGGTGGTGGCGCATCGGCTGTCCACGGTGACGATGGCGGACCGGATCGTGGTCATGGACGCGGGACGCGTCCGCGCGGTGGGGACGCATCGGGAACTGGTCGCCGGAGATCCGTTGTACGCGGAACTCGCCGCTACCCAGTTCCTGGCGACCGCCGGCTGA